The genomic stretch GTGCTCTGGTGTCCATGGTCTCCTTTGGCACCGGCATGCAGAAAAACGTCGGCGAAGCGCTCGCCAAACTCGACGCCTTCGCTGCCATCCGTGTGCTGCCGCGACCGGCGGCCATGACCGGCCTATGGGACGCCCCGGCAAGAGGGGAGAGCAAGGCCCTCACCGATAGCGTCGTGAGTGTCATCGCTTCGCTTCCAGGAGTAGAGATGGCCTATCCGGAAGTGGTCGTCCCGGTGCGGTTGCGGGTGGGCGGACGCGAGCGCCAGACAATGGCCCAGGTGGTGCCGCTCACCGTCGGGCGATACGCTCCGTACAACGCGATGACCTGGGGACGTTTCTTTGCCGCGGACACCGCTCAGGAAGTCGCGTGCGCCGACCATGTGCTGCGCCGCATGGGTTTCCTGCACCCGGACTCGCTGGTGGGCGCCAGCGTGGAACTCGTGGCAGCAGGCCTGGACATGCGCGCCTTGGTGCAGCTCTTCTCTTCGAGCGGCCTGCCCAAGGCAGAGGAAGTGCTGGTGCCGAAGCGGGCCGAAGCAAGACTGGTGGGCGTGTGGCAGCACGAGGAGTTTGGCCCCGCGGGCACGGCCACCTTAGTGATGCCGCGAGGACTGAAAGAGCGCCTCGGTGCCATTGGGTCCCTATTTGACGCCATAGGGGGATTCCAGGCTGGCGGGGGGTATCCTGCCGTTTACGTGCGCGCGGCCAGTGTGCAGATGGTCGAGCCGTTGGTGGAGACCTTCGAAGCCATGGGCTACGCCACGTTCACCGTGCTCAATGAGCTAAAAGAGCTGAAGAAGGGCTTTCTCGTCTTTGATGCGCTCCTTGGCGCGGTGGGCACGGTTGCCCTGGTGGTGGCAGCACTCGGCATCGTCAATACCATGGTCATGTCGGTCCTGGAACGCTACAAGGAAATCGGCATCATGAAGGCAGTAGGCGCCACTTCTGCGGAGGTGAAACTGCTGTTTGTGGCGGAAACTGCGACCATCGGGTTCATGGGGGGATTGGGCGGGCTCATCTTGGGGTGGGCGGTGACCATCGTGGCCAATGCCGTTGCGAATCACTTTCTCCTCAAGCAAGGTGGGGCGGCGGTTGACTTTTTCTACATCCCCTGGTGGTTAGTGGCCGGCGGGGTGGGATTTGCTTTGGCAGTGAGCGTGGTGGCTGGGCTTTTCCCTGCCCGACGAGCCGCGCGGGTCGACCCTGTGCAGGCCCTGCGCTACGAGTAAGCTTCTCTGCCGCCCCAAAAAAGTATTGATTTACTGCGGAAGATTCGTTAAGTTTATCAGCAAACTAAAGGGTATCTTGCACGAGAGCGAAGGTGGCAGCGCAGGGCGAGAAAAAGGGCAAGATTCTTTGGGTAGACGACGAGATCGAACTCCTCCGCCCCCACATTCTCTTCTTGGAGAGCAAGGGGTTTGCAGTCACCCCAGTGGCGAACGCCGAGGATGGGATCGAGCTCATCAGGCGGCAGGAGTTTGACCTTGTCCTGCTCGATGAGATGCTGAACGGGATGGACGGCCTTTCGGCGCTCTCGCGCATGAAGGAGCTCAGGCCATCCCTGCCCGTGGTGATGGTCACCAAGAGCGAGGAGGAGTCGCTGATGGAGGAGGCCATCGGCGCGAAGATCAGCGACTACCTCACGAAGCCAGTCAATCCCAGCCAGATTCTGCTCATTTGCAAAAAGCTGCTGGAAGGCCGCAGGATCGAGAGCGCGCGCCTGTCGCGAGACTATGTGGCCGAGTTTGCGCAGATTGCTGCTGCCGTGGCCTCGTCGCCCGGCTGGCGGGATTGGATAAACCTGCACGTGCGCCTCAGCCAGTGGGAAGTGGAGCTGGATCAGCACCCCGACCTCGGCCTCAGGCAGACGCTGGCCGACCAGCGGCGTACCTGCAACATCGAGTTCGGCCGCTTCATTGAGACGCATTACCCCGCGTGGATGCGCGACGGCGACCGCCCTCCGCTGTCCGTGGACGTGGTCTCCACTTTCCTTGCTCCCCTGCTCAAAGTGGGCAGGAACACGGTGTTCATGGTGATCGACAACCTGCGCCTGGACCAGTGGTTGACGCTCGAGCCGATGTTGTACCCCTATTTCAATGTCACCACGGACTACTACTATTCCATCTTGCCCACGGCGACGCCCTACTCGCGCAACGCCATCTTCAGCGGTCTCTTCCCCATTGAGCTGGGGAACCTTTTTCCCGACTTTTGGCAGAAGGGACAGGACGACGAGCAGAGCCA from Calditrichota bacterium encodes the following:
- a CDS encoding ABC transporter permease, which gives rise to MTLREILRLACGNLRRNPLRTALTTCGVTIGIGALVSMVSFGTGMQKNVGEALAKLDAFAAIRVLPRPAAMTGLWDAPARGESKALTDSVVSVIASLPGVEMAYPEVVVPVRLRVGGRERQTMAQVVPLTVGRYAPYNAMTWGRFFAADTAQEVACADHVLRRMGFLHPDSLVGASVELVAAGLDMRALVQLFSSSGLPKAEEVLVPKRAEARLVGVWQHEEFGPAGTATLVMPRGLKERLGAIGSLFDAIGGFQAGGGYPAVYVRAASVQMVEPLVETFEAMGYATFTVLNELKELKKGFLVFDALLGAVGTVALVVAALGIVNTMVMSVLERYKEIGIMKAVGATSAEVKLLFVAETATIGFMGGLGGLILGWAVTIVANAVANHFLLKQGGAAVDFFYIPWWLVAGGVGFALAVSVVAGLFPARRAARVDPVQALRYE
- a CDS encoding bifunctional response regulator/alkaline phosphatase family protein, giving the protein MAAQGEKKGKILWVDDEIELLRPHILFLESKGFAVTPVANAEDGIELIRRQEFDLVLLDEMLNGMDGLSALSRMKELRPSLPVVMVTKSEEESLMEEAIGAKISDYLTKPVNPSQILLICKKLLEGRRIESARLSRDYVAEFAQIAAAVASSPGWRDWINLHVRLSQWEVELDQHPDLGLRQTLADQRRTCNIEFGRFIETHYPAWMRDGDRPPLSVDVVSTFLAPLLKVGRNTVFMVIDNLRLDQWLTLEPMLYPYFNVTTDYYYSILPTATPYSRNAIFSGLFPIELGNLFPDFWQKGQDDEQSQNRNERQLLDQQLVRLGVRLRSEAKYIKVLDLEEARSVEKNARSLGALPLV